From Anaerolineae bacterium, the proteins below share one genomic window:
- a CDS encoding QueT transporter family protein → MKAAFSMWKNTRMIILVAVCAAIYGAALIAFKTAIPLIPGITEVRVANIFPMVFGLLFGPAGAWGSAIGNLIGDIFGGTLGPGSVFGFIGNFLLGYLPYTMWATLKPLADGQRELAVANWRSWVLYIVIALVSAAACGVIIATGVAALGLVPYPILVSIIAINDTVGGLIGGILLLAIYGVTKKQLGLVWWDVMEESDIGKPIAGVIGAWLVTAGALLGWILGGYLLTGQALTIGVIFAIVIIVGSILL, encoded by the coding sequence ATGAAGGCTGCTTTTTCAATGTGGAAGAATACCAGGATGATCATCCTGGTGGCAGTATGTGCCGCCATCTACGGCGCGGCGCTTATCGCCTTTAAAACCGCTATTCCCCTTATTCCCGGCATCACCGAGGTAAGGGTGGCCAACATCTTTCCGATGGTTTTTGGCCTGTTGTTTGGGCCGGCCGGCGCCTGGGGTTCGGCCATCGGCAATCTCATCGGCGATATCTTTGGCGGCACGTTAGGGCCGGGCAGTGTCTTTGGTTTTATCGGCAACTTTTTGCTGGGTTACCTGCCCTACACCATGTGGGCCACGCTCAAACCCCTGGCCGACGGCCAGCGGGAACTGGCGGTGGCCAATTGGCGCTCGTGGGTGCTCTACATTGTTATTGCCCTGGTTTCCGCCGCTGCCTGCGGCGTGATCATCGCTACGGGAGTAGCTGCATTGGGGCTGGTGCCTTACCCTATCCTGGTCAGCATCATTGCCATTAACGATACGGTGGGCGGATTGATTGGGGGCATTTTGCTGCTGGCCATCTATGGCGTCACCAAAAAACAACTGGGCCTGGTTTGGTGGGACGTGATGGAAGAATCAGACATCGGCAAGCCCATTGCCGGGGTTATTGGCGCCTGGCTGGTCACGGCCGGCGCGCTGCTTGGTTGGATTTTGGGAGGTTATCTATTGACTGGCCAGGCCCTGACCATCGGCGTCATTTTCGCCATTGTTATTATTGTTGGCAGCATCTTGCTGTAG